The Triticum aestivum cultivar Chinese Spring chromosome 3A, IWGSC CS RefSeq v2.1, whole genome shotgun sequence genome includes a region encoding these proteins:
- the LOC123063504 gene encoding RNA-binding protein 24 isoform X1: protein MSMAHQAAASGGDTRLTKVFVGGLAWETSKEGVRGHFERFGEILEAVVIADKGTGRSKGYGFVTFREAEAAMRACLDPYPVIDGRRANCNLACLGVQRSKAPQPLPYLQPYAVGHVHGGGNINTRAMKAAIAAAGAGGASFVDHGIQQGIPAAAYNMYGYSPYFSDYGYQPLTYYQAYGGLAGGAQYQVFNGGAATAGTAGLAMADPTGLYPYYQYGPAVSTAAAYSMMQYPQMYQYAAVGAPPESSPTAVSGLHQFIGAAAFEPNTGAQAGGMTLAQLTAPAPLAPAPQYQYRLVSPMPIATPDQKKPLA, encoded by the exons atgtCCATGGCTCATCAGGCGGCGGCCAGCGGCGGCGACACGAGGCTGACCAAGGTGTTCGTGGGGGGGCTGGCGTGGGAGACGAGCAAGGAGGGCGTGCGCGGCCACTTCGAGCGCTTCGGCGAGATCCTCGAGGCCGTCGTCATCGCCGACAAGGGCACCGGCAGATCCAAGGGCTACGGATTT GTTACCttccgggaggcggaggcggccatgAGGGCGTGCTTGGATCCCTACCCGGTGATTGACGGCCGGAGGGCCAACTGCAACCTCGCCTGTCTCGGGGTCCAGAGGTCCAAGGCGCCGCAACCACTGCCTTATCTGCAACCATATGCTG TAGGCCATGTCCATGGTGGAGGCAACATCAACACGAGGGCAATGAAAGCTGCCattgctgctgctggtgctggtgGTGCCAGCTTCGTCGACCATGGCATCCAGCAAGGGATCCCTGCCGCGGCCTACAACATGTACGG GTACTCTCCATATTTCTCGGACTACGGTTACCAGCCACTG ACATACTATCAGGCGTACGGTGGGCTGGCCGGAGGGGCACAGTACCAGGTCTTCAACGGTGGTGCCGCCACAGCGGGGACGGCGGGGCTAGCAATGGCTGATCCTACCGGGCTCTACCCCTACTACCAATATGGCCCTGCTGTGAGCACCGCCGCTGCGTACAGCATGATGCAGTACCCCCAGATGTACCAGTATGCGGCGGTCGGCGCCCCGCCGGAGAGCAGCCCTACCGCGGTGTCCGGCCTCCACCAGTTCATTGGCGCCGCTGCCTTTGAGCCTAATACTGGCGCCCAGGCAGGAG GTATGACGCTGGCTCAGCTGACAGCTCCAGCTCCGCTGGCACCTGCACCACAGTATCAGTACAGGCTCGTCTCTCCCATGCCCATTGCAACACCAGATCAGAAGAAGCCCTTAGCCTAG
- the LOC123063504 gene encoding RNA-binding protein 24 isoform X2, producing the protein MSMAHQAAASGGDTRLTKVFVGGLAWETSKEGVRGHFERFGEILEAVVIADKGTGRSKGYGFVTFREAEAAMRACLDPYPVIDGRRANCNLACLGVQRSKAPQPLPYLQPYAAVGHVHGGGNINTRAMKAAIAAAGAGGASFVDHGIQQGIPAAAYNMYGYSPYFSDYGYQPLTYYQAYGGLAGGAQYQVFNGGAATAGTAGLAMADPTGLYPYYQYGPAVSTAAAYSMMQYPQMYQYAAVGAPPESSPTAVSGLHQFIGAAAFEPNTGAQAGGMTLAQLTAPAPLAPAPQYQYRLVSPMPIATPDQKKPLA; encoded by the exons atgtCCATGGCTCATCAGGCGGCGGCCAGCGGCGGCGACACGAGGCTGACCAAGGTGTTCGTGGGGGGGCTGGCGTGGGAGACGAGCAAGGAGGGCGTGCGCGGCCACTTCGAGCGCTTCGGCGAGATCCTCGAGGCCGTCGTCATCGCCGACAAGGGCACCGGCAGATCCAAGGGCTACGGATTT GTTACCttccgggaggcggaggcggccatgAGGGCGTGCTTGGATCCCTACCCGGTGATTGACGGCCGGAGGGCCAACTGCAACCTCGCCTGTCTCGGGGTCCAGAGGTCCAAGGCGCCGCAACCACTGCCTTATCTGCAACCATATGCTG CAGTAGGCCATGTCCATGGTGGAGGCAACATCAACACGAGGGCAATGAAAGCTGCCattgctgctgctggtgctggtgGTGCCAGCTTCGTCGACCATGGCATCCAGCAAGGGATCCCTGCCGCGGCCTACAACATGTACGG GTACTCTCCATATTTCTCGGACTACGGTTACCAGCCACTG ACATACTATCAGGCGTACGGTGGGCTGGCCGGAGGGGCACAGTACCAGGTCTTCAACGGTGGTGCCGCCACAGCGGGGACGGCGGGGCTAGCAATGGCTGATCCTACCGGGCTCTACCCCTACTACCAATATGGCCCTGCTGTGAGCACCGCCGCTGCGTACAGCATGATGCAGTACCCCCAGATGTACCAGTATGCGGCGGTCGGCGCCCCGCCGGAGAGCAGCCCTACCGCGGTGTCCGGCCTCCACCAGTTCATTGGCGCCGCTGCCTTTGAGCCTAATACTGGCGCCCAGGCAGGAG GTATGACGCTGGCTCAGCTGACAGCTCCAGCTCCGCTGGCACCTGCACCACAGTATCAGTACAGGCTCGTCTCTCCCATGCCCATTGCAACACCAGATCAGAAGAAGCCCTTAGCCTAG